In a single window of the Pseudomonadota bacterium genome:
- a CDS encoding ABC transporter substrate-binding protein, with product MTRLATFVLPCAAIAFFAAGCPAPGAAKASLAVFSDDPKAERAFDAAVALYDAGELARADAAFAAFTAEFARDPLYGGAVVFRARIAIAQGAPKAALELCASLEGARVDRLTKERARLYEGIAAAALGEHDRATRLLTPFLGALTDPAENELLLASLWRAAVAQGDLGRALTWLDAYLALPPADDGVAAARSALDALLVGVDDPDRLEEAAATVDPRGATWPRVFGRLVRARYDRGDLDGAAAALAELVDAGRDADAGVADVALLIEKRSRVDLASIGCILPLSGRSRVVGEAALRGVMLGAKELQTPEGRAFSIVVRDTEGSPERAGDVTEELVVGTGVAALIGPLDGDEAERVAARAAQLGVPLLLLAPQDDLVTGGAFRIFPSPRAEIAALVEAAASTGAKRHAILYPNSGYGAVLRDLYAAQLVRFGLEPLAKIAYPEGTTDFTPFARQLAGRGVEVVFVPDAASRIALAAPALAAAGVLRTAQGASGAAKPGGILAAPAVGLSPDLVRRAGRYLQGALFVSHFFETAMPAAARFAERFRSEYRAEPSHYAAYGHDAALLLEAAISRGGAKGRTAIAAWLRARGAGDGADLGAAARFEGFDATGAPTAAPFVITLVGEAWEISR from the coding sequence ATGACGCGGCTCGCCACCTTCGTCCTCCCGTGCGCGGCGATCGCGTTCTTCGCCGCGGGCTGCCCGGCCCCCGGGGCCGCGAAGGCGAGCCTCGCGGTGTTCAGCGACGACCCGAAGGCCGAGCGGGCGTTCGACGCCGCGGTCGCGCTCTACGACGCGGGCGAGCTCGCGCGGGCGGACGCGGCGTTCGCGGCGTTCACCGCAGAGTTCGCGCGCGATCCGCTCTACGGCGGCGCGGTCGTCTTCCGGGCCCGCATCGCGATAGCGCAGGGCGCCCCGAAGGCGGCGCTGGAGCTCTGCGCCAGCCTCGAGGGCGCGAGGGTCGACAGGCTGACGAAGGAGCGCGCCCGGCTGTACGAGGGGATCGCGGCCGCGGCCCTCGGCGAGCACGACCGCGCGACGCGCCTATTGACGCCGTTCCTCGGCGCGCTGACCGATCCCGCGGAGAACGAGCTCCTCCTCGCGAGCCTCTGGCGCGCGGCCGTGGCGCAGGGCGATCTCGGGCGCGCGCTCACGTGGCTGGACGCGTACCTCGCGCTCCCGCCCGCCGACGACGGGGTCGCGGCGGCGCGCTCGGCGCTCGACGCGCTGCTCGTCGGCGTCGACGATCCCGACAGGCTCGAGGAGGCCGCGGCGACCGTCGATCCGCGCGGCGCGACCTGGCCCCGGGTCTTCGGCCGGCTCGTGCGCGCGCGCTACGATCGGGGCGATCTCGACGGCGCCGCCGCCGCGCTCGCCGAGCTCGTCGACGCCGGGAGGGACGCCGACGCCGGGGTGGCCGACGTCGCCCTGCTCATCGAGAAGAGATCCCGCGTCGATCTCGCCTCCATCGGGTGCATCCTGCCGCTGTCCGGCCGATCGCGGGTCGTCGGCGAGGCGGCGCTGCGCGGCGTGATGCTCGGCGCCAAGGAGCTGCAGACCCCGGAGGGGCGCGCGTTCTCCATCGTCGTGCGCGACACGGAGGGCAGCCCGGAGCGCGCCGGGGACGTGACCGAGGAGCTCGTCGTGGGTACCGGCGTCGCGGCGCTGATAGGCCCGCTGGACGGCGACGAGGCGGAGCGCGTCGCGGCGCGCGCGGCGCAGCTCGGGGTGCCGCTCCTGCTGCTCGCCCCGCAGGACGATCTCGTCACCGGCGGCGCGTTCCGGATCTTCCCGTCGCCGCGCGCGGAGATCGCGGCGCTCGTCGAGGCCGCCGCTTCCACCGGCGCGAAGCGCCACGCCATCCTCTACCCGAACAGCGGCTACGGCGCGGTGCTCCGCGATCTCTACGCGGCGCAGCTCGTTCGGTTCGGCCTCGAGCCGCTCGCGAAGATCGCCTATCCCGAGGGCACGACCGACTTCACGCCGTTCGCGAGGCAGCTCGCGGGCCGCGGGGTCGAGGTCGTGTTCGTGCCGGACGCGGCGTCGCGGATCGCCCTCGCGGCGCCCGCGCTCGCGGCGGCGGGGGTGCTCCGAACCGCCCAGGGCGCGTCGGGGGCGGCGAAGCCGGGCGGGATCCTCGCGGCGCCGGCCGTCGGCCTCTCCCCGGACCTCGTGCGCCGCGCCGGGAGATATCTGCAGGGCGCGCTTTTCGTGTCGCACTTCTTCGAGACGGCGATGCCGGCGGCGGCCCGGTTCGCGGAGCGGTTCCGCTCCGAGTACAGGGCCGAGCCGTCGCACTACGCGGCGTACGGGCACGACGCGGCGCTGCTGCTCGAGGCGGCGATCTCCAGGGGCGGCGCCAAGGGCCGGACCGCGATCGCCGCCTGGCTGCGCGCGAGAGGCGCGGGCGACGGCGCGGATCTCGGCGCCGCGGCGCGCTTCGAGGGCTTCGACGCGACCGGCGCCCCGACCGCAGCCCCCTTCGTGATCACGCTCGTCGGGGAGGCGTGGGAGATCTCCAGATGA
- a CDS encoding ArsA family ATPase: MTRRRDAGTEPLFGAIGDRRVIVFVGAGGVGKTTLSAATAVRAAREGRRVACLTIDPARRLADSLGVASSGTRGELKEITGTLGGGVAEGGRLAFGMLDPKETFDRFVEERSSSPERARRILENRLYRYVSSSLSGMHEYMALEKLCEIRGHPDVDLIVLDTPPTANAIDFFTAPRRMKDALDGPLVRVMRRAYAGPGRLGFDLVGRWARAVLRAISKVTGGELLDEMMGFVDALSDLFGSFSERAEAIEKVLHGDDVAFCLVTTPDKATMRETREFRQRLSAPGPAVFAVVFNRCHAPRVPMPPPGVAEADALAALNAEWNAAFDRESERIVEVRDGWDGLEAIGIVPLVPEGASRVAALDAIAAHL; the protein is encoded by the coding sequence ATGACCCGGCGGCGCGACGCGGGCACGGAACCGCTCTTCGGCGCGATCGGGGACCGGCGCGTGATAGTCTTCGTAGGCGCCGGCGGCGTGGGGAAGACGACGCTCTCCGCCGCGACCGCGGTGCGCGCGGCGCGGGAGGGGCGGCGCGTGGCGTGCCTCACGATCGATCCGGCGCGCAGGCTCGCCGACAGTCTCGGCGTCGCGAGCTCCGGCACCCGCGGCGAGCTCAAGGAGATCACGGGAACGCTCGGCGGCGGCGTCGCCGAGGGCGGGCGCCTCGCCTTCGGGATGCTCGACCCCAAGGAGACCTTCGACAGGTTCGTCGAGGAGCGCTCCTCGAGCCCGGAGCGCGCGCGGCGGATCCTCGAGAACCGGCTCTACCGCTACGTCTCGAGCTCCCTGAGCGGCATGCACGAGTACATGGCGCTCGAGAAGCTGTGCGAGATCCGAGGCCACCCCGACGTCGATCTCATCGTGCTCGACACCCCGCCCACCGCGAACGCGATCGACTTCTTCACCGCGCCGCGGCGGATGAAGGACGCGCTCGACGGGCCGCTCGTCCGCGTCATGCGGCGGGCCTACGCCGGCCCCGGCCGGCTCGGCTTCGACCTCGTCGGCCGCTGGGCGCGCGCCGTGCTCCGCGCGATCTCCAAGGTGACCGGCGGCGAGTTGCTCGACGAGATGATGGGGTTCGTCGACGCCCTGTCGGACCTGTTCGGGAGCTTCTCGGAGCGCGCGGAGGCCATCGAGAAGGTGCTCCACGGCGACGACGTCGCGTTCTGCCTCGTCACGACCCCGGACAAGGCGACGATGCGCGAGACGCGCGAGTTCCGGCAGCGCCTCTCCGCGCCCGGGCCCGCGGTCTTCGCGGTCGTGTTCAACAGGTGCCACGCGCCGCGCGTCCCGATGCCGCCGCCGGGCGTCGCCGAGGCGGACGCGCTCGCCGCGCTCAACGCCGAGTGGAACGCCGCGTTCGACCGCGAGTCCGAGCGCATCGTCGAGGTGCGCGATGGCTGGGACGGGCTCGAGGCGATCGGGATCGTGCCGCTCGTGCCGGAGGGGGCGTCGCGGGTGGCCGCGCTCGACGCGATCGCCGCGCATCTGTGA
- a CDS encoding TonB C-terminal domain-containing protein gives MSTSRKSRRKAAAIFALLAILFHVCLVVPLGRMILEYMEPAPGSGEPVVVDLWNGPPLPEPELTPEEELEEYEPEAEIPDGEVVRVPKPVVAQRPKTKPRFLAELDSRAERETRSRFRTPGPANVAPAPQLGGKGADSATTPGGMRLEEHGVAPMPSELEREPGGTFSTALRAPWSPENLSLNPSREAMSGAIAGTGLDHLEDVIDGDATVVNTAGWEFASFFNRVKSKVERFWKPGAEYRRRDPYGNIYGHKDRVTVLLVVLEPAGGLRKLYVMEPSGAPFLDDEAYEAVEQAAPFPNVPAGLRSKSDGLVKFTFHFVVEIGEAPIVRMRRYE, from the coding sequence ATGTCGACGAGCAGAAAGAGCCGCCGGAAGGCCGCCGCGATCTTCGCGCTGCTCGCGATCCTGTTCCACGTGTGCCTCGTCGTCCCGCTCGGGCGGATGATCCTCGAGTACATGGAGCCGGCGCCCGGCAGCGGCGAGCCGGTCGTCGTCGACCTGTGGAACGGCCCGCCTCTGCCCGAGCCGGAGCTGACCCCGGAAGAGGAGCTCGAGGAGTACGAGCCGGAGGCGGAGATCCCGGACGGCGAGGTGGTGCGCGTCCCGAAGCCCGTCGTCGCGCAGCGGCCGAAGACCAAGCCGCGGTTCCTCGCGGAGCTCGACTCGCGGGCCGAGCGGGAGACGCGATCGAGGTTCCGGACGCCCGGGCCGGCGAACGTCGCGCCGGCGCCGCAGCTCGGCGGGAAGGGCGCGGACTCGGCGACGACGCCGGGCGGCATGCGGCTCGAGGAGCACGGCGTCGCCCCGATGCCGTCGGAGCTCGAGCGCGAGCCGGGCGGGACGTTCTCGACCGCCTTGCGCGCGCCGTGGTCGCCCGAGAACCTGAGCCTCAACCCGAGCCGCGAGGCGATGTCCGGTGCGATCGCCGGCACCGGGCTCGATCACCTCGAGGACGTCATCGACGGCGACGCGACGGTCGTCAACACCGCGGGCTGGGAGTTCGCGTCGTTCTTCAACCGCGTGAAGAGCAAGGTCGAGCGGTTCTGGAAGCCCGGCGCCGAGTACAGGCGGCGCGATCCGTACGGCAACATCTACGGCCACAAGGACCGGGTGACCGTGCTGCTCGTCGTCCTCGAGCCGGCAGGCGGGCTCAGGAAGCTGTACGTCATGGAGCCGAGCGGCGCGCCGTTCCTGGACGACGAGGCGTACGAGGCGGTCGAGCAGGCGGCGCCGTTCCCGAACGTGCCGGCGGGGCTCCGCTCGAAGTCGGACGGGCTCGTCAAGTTCACGTTCCACTTCGTCGTCGAGATCGGCGAGGCGCCGATCGTCCGCATGCGGCGGTACGAGTAG